From the Halobacteriovorax sp. GB3 genome, the window GCAACAACAATGGCAATAGCTGAAGTAACGAGTGTTCCGTAAATAAAGGAGAGTGCTCCAAATTCATCCTCAACAGGGTTCCACCAGTCGGTCTTGATGAAACTTGTAAGGCCATATTCTTTGAGCGCCAAAGAAGACATGTCAAAGAGTAAATAAATCATGAGAGCGAGAATAAAGATGATAAAAAGGCCGATTCCCTTTAAAAGATAAAGGGCCAATTTATCCTGGCTTTTATAACTTAAAAGTGGACTAGACCCAGAAGAATCGAAATTCTTTTGGGCCTTATCTATGGGTAAGTTTTCTTTCAATTCAACTTCCAAGGTTTTTACCTATTTTATCTGCTTTAAAACCTCTTTTGCAAATTTGTTAGGAAGCGGAGCATAGTGAAGTGCTGGCGCATAATTTTGGCCTTTAGTTAGGGCCCAATTTAAGAATTCCTTAACAAATTTAAGGTTCTCTCCCTGGTGAACAGGAAGGAGAATATATGTAAAAGCTGCGATCGGGTAAACTCCCTTACCTGAAGCATCTACAATTGAAGTTGTTAGTCCTTTTGAGGCATCAACATTTTGGGCCGCAAGAGATACACCTTGAACTGTTGGCAACTTATATTCTCCAGCTTTATTTTTAAGAGAAACAACTGAGAGCTTGTTCTTAATAGCGTAAGCTAGCTCGATATAACCAATAGCCCCATCGTTCTGTTTTACAGCTCCTGTTACACCACTATTTCCTTTCGCTCCAATTCCTGTAGGCCAGCGAAGAGACTTTCCTCTTCCTACTTTATCTTCCCAGTTCTTACTAACTGTTGAAAGGTAGTCAGAGAAAATCGCTGTGGTACCAGAACCATCAGCACGACGAACAACGAGGATATCTTTTGCAGGAAGCTTAAGCCCCTTGTTTAGAGTTTGAATTTTTTCGTCATTCCACTTTGTAATTTGACCTAAGAAGATTGCTGAAAGAGTTTCTCCATCTAGCTTGATACTTCTTGTGATTCCTTTGAGATTGTAGGCAATCGCAACGGCACCAAGAACAGTTGGAATATGCTTAACTGGCCAAGCGGCTTTTTTAATATCTTTATCTTTCATAGGAGCATCGCTGGCGCCAAAGTCTACTGTCTGCTTAATGAGTTGTCTGATTCCGCCACCAGATCCAATGGCCTGGTAATCAAATTGAACATCTTTATTTAATTTTGAGTATTCACTGAACCACTTTGAGTAAATTGGGTAGGGAAATGAAGCTCCCGCACCATTAATTTTTGTAATCGCATGAGCACTTAGGCCACAAAGCATGAGAATTGTTAGAACAACATTTTTCATTATAAGCATCCCTTTCCTGATTGTATTGATATGTTATTTAGTCATTTTATAACAAAGTTGTTTGATTTTTATTGTTAGGGTTCTGTTAGGATCATGTCCTAGCTTTATTAGTTGCAGCTTCGTTAACGGCTTGATTTAATTAAAGCATTAAGAATAAATTATGGAGTAAATATGAAGAAAATAGTTTTTATTTCCATGTTGGCACTTGGTTGCTCACATATGGAGGCACCTTTAGAAAAGGAAGTGCTTCTGGTAAACCCTGGTAAGGGGCAAAAGAGACAAGATCACGAAGCTCAATCTAAGAAGTTCATGATCACAACTCAGGGTGTTTACGCCACGAAGGCCGCTGAAAAGATGTTTGAGCTAGGTGGAAATATCGCCGATGCTGCAGCTGCGGCTTCCTTTGTCATATCAGTAGAAAGACCTCAGTCAACGGGAATTGGTGGAGGAGGCTTTCTTCTCTATTTTGATGCTGTTAAGAATAAAGATTCCAATCCTTGGGCCTATGACTTTAGAGAGAAGGCACCTCTTTTAGCGCATAATAAAATGTTCCTAAACCAAAAGGGAGAAGAGATTAAGGGGAAATCTCTCGATGGCATTTTTGCTGCCGGTGTACCTGGTCTTGTCGCTGGAATTGTTGATTTTCAAAAAGAGCACGGGAAGCTAGATTTATCAAAAGTTATTGCTCCGGCCATTGAGTTAGCTCAAAATGGATTCATCATTTATCCAGAGTTGGCAAAGGCACTCAAGTATCGTGAAGATGTTCTCTGTCGATTTAAGGCATCAAGAAAAATTTTCTGTCACAAAAATAGAAAGGCATTAAAAGAAGGTGAGAGGCTTGTCCAAAAGGATCTTGCAAAGACATTGAAAATTATCTCTAAAAAGGGAAGAGATGGTTTTTATAAAGGTTATATTGCTAATCAGATCATTAAAGAAAACAGAAGACTTGGTGGTCTTATGCAACAGAATGATCTTGATCAATATGATGTAAAACTTAGAAGACCTGTTATGGGGAGTTATAAGGATTACGAAATCTATTCAATGTCTCCTCCTAGTTCTGGTGGTGCCCACGTTGTTCAAATTTTAAATATTTTAGAAAATGATGACTTAAAATATTATGGAGTTCATCATCCAAAAACAATTCACCTCACTGCTACTGCTATGCAGTTGGCCTTTGTTGATAGGGCCAAGTATATGGGCGATAGTGATTTTGTTAGTGTCCCTCTCACTGGTTTAACTTCTAAGAAATATGCAAAGGACCTTCGTTTTTCAATCCCTGAGTCAAAGGCACTCAATAAGATGTGGGCAGGAAATTTAAATCCTTTTCTCTATCAATCGCTAAAAGTAAAAAATGAGCACAAAGAGACAACACATTTTACAATTATGGATGATCAAGGAAATGTCGTTAGTTCTACTCAAACGATTAATGGTTACTTTGGTTCAGGAGTTGTTGTTCCAGGAACGGGAATCTTGTTGAATAATGAAATGGATGACTTTGCAACAAAGCCAGGTGCAAAGAACCTCTTTGGAGCCGTTGGTTCAGATAAAAACCTTGTTGAACCACAGAAGAGACCACTAAGTTCAATGTCTCCTACGATTGTCTTTAAAGATAAAAAGCCTATTCTTGCTCTTGGAACTCCATCCGGTACAAGAATTCTAACTTGTGTTGCTCAAACCATTCTTAACTACATTGAGCACGATCTTTCTCTTTATGATTCTGTTCATGCTCTACGCTATCATCATCAGTGGATGCCAGATGAGATTCGCTTTGAGGAGGTCTCACTTCCAAAGAGAACGAGCGATAAGCTCAAGAGAATGGAGCATCAGTTAAACTTTAAAAATTTTGGTTGTCGTATTCAGGCCGTTGCCAAGGAAGGAGAGTTCTTAAAAGGAGTCTCCGATGCCAGGGGGCGTGGATTTGCTCGCGGACTTTAAATAAATTAAAAGGCCTTCTACTGCGAAGGCCTTTTTTATAATTGTTTTTCTATTTCTTTGATCATGTCTTCAAATTCTTCAATTTTTATAAAACTGCGATTTGATTTTCCTTCGCGATTATATATTTTTTCAATAATAATTTCGATTCCTTCTTTTTGCGTAATACTTAGAACCTGAGCAAATGAAAGAAGGGCGAGAGGGTCAATGGATTCGGTCTTTTCTTTTAAAAACCTAGAAGCGTC encodes:
- the ggt gene encoding gamma-glutamyltransferase; amino-acid sequence: MKKIVFISMLALGCSHMEAPLEKEVLLVNPGKGQKRQDHEAQSKKFMITTQGVYATKAAEKMFELGGNIADAAAAASFVISVERPQSTGIGGGGFLLYFDAVKNKDSNPWAYDFREKAPLLAHNKMFLNQKGEEIKGKSLDGIFAAGVPGLVAGIVDFQKEHGKLDLSKVIAPAIELAQNGFIIYPELAKALKYREDVLCRFKASRKIFCHKNRKALKEGERLVQKDLAKTLKIISKKGRDGFYKGYIANQIIKENRRLGGLMQQNDLDQYDVKLRRPVMGSYKDYEIYSMSPPSSGGAHVVQILNILENDDLKYYGVHHPKTIHLTATAMQLAFVDRAKYMGDSDFVSVPLTGLTSKKYAKDLRFSIPESKALNKMWAGNLNPFLYQSLKVKNEHKETTHFTIMDDQGNVVSSTQTINGYFGSGVVVPGTGILLNNEMDDFATKPGAKNLFGAVGSDKNLVEPQKRPLSSMSPTIVFKDKKPILALGTPSGTRILTCVAQTILNYIEHDLSLYDSVHALRYHHQWMPDEIRFEEVSLPKRTSDKLKRMEHQLNFKNFGCRIQAVAKEGEFLKGVSDARGRGFARGL
- the pstS gene encoding phosphate ABC transporter substrate-binding protein PstS; this translates as MKNVVLTILMLCGLSAHAITKINGAGASFPYPIYSKWFSEYSKLNKDVQFDYQAIGSGGGIRQLIKQTVDFGASDAPMKDKDIKKAAWPVKHIPTVLGAVAIAYNLKGITRSIKLDGETLSAIFLGQITKWNDEKIQTLNKGLKLPAKDILVVRRADGSGTTAIFSDYLSTVSKNWEDKVGRGKSLRWPTGIGAKGNSGVTGAVKQNDGAIGYIELAYAIKNKLSVVSLKNKAGEYKLPTVQGVSLAAQNVDASKGLTTSIVDASGKGVYPIAAFTYILLPVHQGENLKFVKEFLNWALTKGQNYAPALHYAPLPNKFAKEVLKQIK